The DNA sequence GCAGTAGATAAATTTTCCGTCTTGAGAAAATGCCATACCTCTAGGAACAGCCTTAGTTTTTATCTTTTTTTCTTCTTTATAAGAAGAAGGATCGATAACGCTTATGTCCTGTGAGGTCCAGTTACTCAAATAGACCTTATCAAGGCCGGCATTATAAGCCATTACCTTGCTCCATGTACCTGTAGATTGTATAGTTCTTTTATACTCAAAAGATGTAAGATCAAATATATGAATTGAGGCCGTAGGCATTTGGCTGACCCATAATTCGTTTTTATGTTTTAGAACAAGAGATTCTACAAAACCGAATTTTTCGGCATATTCTTTTGGAGGAGAAATTCGCTTCGTCTCTCCGGTTTCTATATCTATCAAATCAAATCCTGAGCCGTCAAGAAGATCTACAGCAACAGCTTTATCGTTTACGAAGGTAACGCTCTTAGGTTTTTTTCCTGTGGGAAAAACTTTAATAACATCGTATTTTGAATTTATTGGAGATAGAACAACAAAGGCTTTTTTATTTTCTATCGATGTTAAATTCAAAGTATGAGTACGGAAGCCTTCTTTTTTTATCACAAGGGAAGTTGTCCTATCTTTTAAAGTAAAACTCAAATGCCCCAAGGTCTTATCGGAAGATATAAGTTTAGATTCAACTTTAAGTCCGTCAGCAAAAAATTCCGCATTTTTATACGGCTGAAGATTAAGATCAAACGTAAAATCGGCAAAAAGTGATAGAACAGAAATAATAAACAAAAATACAAGTAATTTCTTTTTCATAAAAAATGAAGAATAAATATAAAGTCTCATAAACCTTATTTTGCTTGTTTTATAAAACTTTGTCAATGGGATTCAGCTTGACATTTTTTTTATATTTTGATACATTATAATCATAATTTTGATACATCAAAATAGGAGATTTAAAATGACAAAAAAATTAACAGCCTTATATTTAACAGGGCTTACCATATTAAGTTCGGTATTTTTTTCATGTTCTAAAACAGAAACAACGAATGAAGCCAAGGATTCAGGTAAGATAAAGGTTACTGCAACAATAGGCATGGTTGCCGACATAGCAAAGGTTGTCGGCGGAAATGAAGTTAATGTGCAAGCTCTTATGGGTGCGGGAGTAGATCCACACCTTTACAGGGCGAGTGCAGGAGACATGGAAAAGCTTCAAAAAGCCGATATTATTTTTTACAGCGGGCTTCATCTTGAAGCAAAGATGGGAGAAGTTTTGCAAAAAATATCTTCTACCCGCAAAACTGTAGCAGTTGCTGAAAACATTCCCAATGAATATTTATTACCCTTTGAGGAATCCGAATTCGATCCCCATGTTTGGTTTGATGTAAAGCTATGGAAATATGCAACAGAATCGGTATATAAAACCTTAGCGGAATTTGCTCCGCAAAAAAAAGAAATCTTTAAAGAAAATTATGAATTCTATCTTGCAAGACTTAACGAGCTTGATGAGTTTATTAAAAAGAGAGCTTCCGAAATTCCGCAAGAAAAAAGGGTTTTAGTTACGGCCCATGATGCCTTCAATTATTTCAGCAAAGCCTACGGCTTTGAAGTCAGGGGGCTGCAAGGCATAAGTACTGTAAGCGAAGCAGGAGCAAAGGACGTGCAGGAGCTTGCAGACTTTATTACAAAAAGAAAACTTCCGGCCATCTTCGTTGAAAGCTCGGTTCCCGAAAAAAATGTAAAGGCCTTGCAGGAGGCCGTAAAAGCAAGAGGCTATGATGTTTCGATAGGCGGAGAACTTTTTTCGGATGCTATGGGGGATGAGGGAAGCTTCGAAGGAACATATATAGGAATGCTCACTCATAATATAAACACGATAATAGATGCCTTAAAAAAATAAAAGATTTATTCTAAAAGGATGATTTTATGAATACAGGTTCAGAACATTCAAAAGAAAACTTAATTCCGGCTTTTTGTGTTGAAGACCTTACATTGGCTTACCGCGAAAAGCCTGTGCTATGGGACATAGATGTATGCGTACCCCAAGGAGCAATGGAGGCTGTAGTCGGCCCCAATGGAGCCGGAAAATCCACCCTTCTTAAAGCAATGATGGGTATTCTTCCTATAGCATCGGGAGAAATAAAAATATTTGGAAAATCATATAAATCTCAAAGAAAAAGAATAGCCTACGTACCGCAAAGAAGTTCGGTAGATTGGGATTTTCCTACAACGGTCTTTGATGTTGTTTTAATGGGTTCATACGGAAATTTAGGATGGATAAAAAGACCGGGGCAAAATGAAAAAAAAGAAGCTATGTCAGCCTTGGAAAAGGTAGGAATGCTTGAATTTGCAAAACGTCAGATAAGCGAACTTTCAGGCGGCCAACAGCAAAGAGTTTTTTTGGCAAGGGCACTCGTTCAAAATGCGGATCTTTATTTTATGGATGAACCATTTCAAGGAGTTGATGCAGCTACCGAACAGGCTATTGTAAAACTTTTAAAAGAACTAAAGGAAAATGGAAAGACTCTTTTGGTAGTCCATCACGATCTTCAAACCGTAAAGGATTACTTTGATCGGGTACTCTTATTGAATATAAGATTAATAGCTGAGGGAAGTATTGAAGAAGTTTTTACAGAAGAAAACTTACGCAAAACTTATGGAGGCAGAATAGCCTATAATTCTGAAAAAAAATGAGTGGAATAATAAATTTTTTTGCCGATTATACTTTGAGAAATGTTTTTTTGGGAACGATGCTTTTAGGCATAGGCTCAGGTGTGGTAGGAAGCTTTGCCGTCTTACGAAAACAAAGTTTGCTTGGAGATGCGGTTGCACACGCTGCCCTCCCCGGAGTCGTAATAGCATTTTTGCTTACAGGTTCTAAAATGACACTGCCTCTTTTACTTGGTGCAGGTCTTACGGGGCTTATAGGAACATTTTTTATAAACAACATCGTACATAACTCAAAAGTAGACACAGATGCAGCTCAAGGTATTGTGTTGGGCGTATTTTTAGGCCTAGGCTTTTTACTTTTAACCTATGTTCAAAAATTACCGGGAGCCGGAAAAAGCGGTCTTGACAAATTTATCTTTGGGCAAGCGGCAACCATAACACAACAAGATGTGATAATCATTTTTATAGTCGAAGCATTTGTCCTTATAATCATTGCGCTATTATGGAAAGAACTAAAACTATCTACATTTGATCCGGGATTTTCGCAATCAATAGGTTTTTCACCTAGAATACCGGAATTAATTTTAACGGCTTTAATCGTAATTACAATAGTTATAGGAATACAGTCGGTAGGTGTAATTTTAATGAGCGCTCTTTTGCTTGCACCTGCTGCCGCAGCAAGACAATGGACGGATAGACTGAACATAATGTGTCTCCTATCTGCTTTTTTTGGAGCAGCATCCGGAATGGGCGGAGCTGCAATTTCTTCTCAGGTTTCAAAAATGCCTACAGGCCCTGTAATAGTTTGTTTTTTAACATGTTTTACATTGATTTCCATTTTATTTAGCCCTCACAGAGGAATTATTCAATCAAATATAAAAAAGTTTTATACAAAAACTAAATTACGAAAAGAAATCAACAACCCCGACGCAGAGAGTCGGGGTATTAAACCCTCCGCACGAATAAATATAAAAAGGAGATAGTTTTATGAATATGGAAATAATATTAATTGCAATTATTGTCTCTGCATCATGTGCTCTCTGCGGAGTATTTCTAGTCTTAAGAAGAATGTCTTTGATGGGTGATGCAATAAGCCATTCTATCATAATAGGAATCGTATTAGGATTTTTTATAAGTAAAACCTTATCTTCAAGCATACCATTGATAGGAGCCGTTATAGCCGGAATGGTCTCGGTTATCTTTACCGAAGTCTTGCAAAAGACAAAACTTATAAAAAGCGATGCAGCCATAGGGCTTGTTTTTCCATTTTTATTCAGCCTTGGGGTTATCTTGGTTTCACTCTATGCAGGAAATGTTCATTTGGATACGGATTCGGTTTTATTGGGTGAATTAGCCTTTGCACCATTTGACCGTATAAGTTTTTTTGCGATTTCGCTACCAAAAAGCTTGATTCAAATGATCTGTATTCTTTTATTCGATTTAGTTTTTATCATATTGTTTTTTAAAGAATTAAAACTGACAACATTTGATCCTAACTTAGCAAAATCATTGGGCTTTTCACCCTCAATTATGCATTATAGTCTAATGTTTGCAGTAAGCCTTACCTGCGTGGGAGCATTTGATTCGGTTGGAGCTGTTTTAGTTACAGCCTTGATGATTGCACCTGCCGCTGCAGCCCTATTATTAACAAACAGTCTTTTTTATATGATAATACTTTCAGTTTTTATTGCTTCGGCATCATCGATAAGCGGCTTTTATCTTGCAGTAAAAATAGATGGAAGTATATCGGGCTCAATGGCTGCAATGACAGGCATCTTTTTTTTACTTGCTTACCTATTCTCACCAAAAGACGGATTGGTAAAACGAAGGGCCGAACAAAAAAATCTAAAAATAGATTTTGCCGTCAAAATGCTCATTGTTCATCTTCTGCACCATCAAGGTGAAGAAAATATGATCAGTGAGTGTAGAGAAGAACATTTATGTGAACATATTAACTGGACGGAAAAAAAGGCCCATGCAGTAGTAATTGCAGCAAAACGGCTGGGATATATAAAAAAAGAAAACGGTTTACTTCTTTTATCTCCATTAGGAAGAAATGAGGCAGAAAAATCAATAACAAATATTTAAGTGAAATAAATTTTTAGGAGGAAGAGTGAAAATCTCGCAAATTACAACCGAAAATTATTTAAAAGCTATCGTCAAATTTTTATCGGAAACTGATAAAGAAAAAATTACCACCGGTGAACTTGCAAAACTATTACATGTTACTCCCGGTACGGCAACATCAATGGCAAAGAAACTTGAAAAAGAAGGATACATAGAATATCAAAACCGGATAGGATGCAGCTTAACCGAAAAAGGTAAAAAGCATGGCCTGAATATTTTAAGGAGACACAGATTAATTGAAACCTTTTTATTTCAGACACTTAAAATGGACGGAAAAAATATTCATAATGAGGCAGAGAATTTAGAACATGCAGTCTCAGATCTTTTAATAGATAAAATAGACAAATATTTAGAACATCCTAAAAGAGATCCACATGGGGCAATAATACCTAGAAAAAATCAAAAAGAATATACATGTATAGATTCAAGTTTAGATAAAGTAAAATACGGAATAGAATATTCGATATCAAGACTCATAGGCTCGGATGCTCAATTTGAATATTATAAAAAAATAAATTTAAAATTAAATTCAAAGATTATACTTCAAAACAAAAATGAAGAAAGCGGGTTAGCCGAGATAATAATAGACGGGAATAAAATATCCTGTTCTACGATGATTTTAAAAAATATATTTGTCGAAAAAATTATTATTTAAGTTCATTTGATTTTTTTAAAATATCTTGCGCAGCTTTTTTCGACTTATAAAACTTTTCTTTATTGAATTTATATTTTTCGATAGGCTTAAATGATTCATCAATAATACCCATTTTTATTTTTGTTTTTAAAATATTAAATACCGCATCATCAATTCTTGTAAGAAAATCGGACTCGTTTTTCATTTTTTTTGA is a window from the Treponema denticola genome containing:
- a CDS encoding metal ABC transporter ATP-binding protein, whose product is MNTGSEHSKENLIPAFCVEDLTLAYREKPVLWDIDVCVPQGAMEAVVGPNGAGKSTLLKAMMGILPIASGEIKIFGKSYKSQRKRIAYVPQRSSVDWDFPTTVFDVVLMGSYGNLGWIKRPGQNEKKEAMSALEKVGMLEFAKRQISELSGGQQQRVFLARALVQNADLYFMDEPFQGVDAATEQAIVKLLKELKENGKTLLVVHHDLQTVKDYFDRVLLLNIRLIAEGSIEEVFTEENLRKTYGGRIAYNSEKK
- a CDS encoding metal ABC transporter solute-binding protein, Zn/Mn family — its product is MTKKLTALYLTGLTILSSVFFSCSKTETTNEAKDSGKIKVTATIGMVADIAKVVGGNEVNVQALMGAGVDPHLYRASAGDMEKLQKADIIFYSGLHLEAKMGEVLQKISSTRKTVAVAENIPNEYLLPFEESEFDPHVWFDVKLWKYATESVYKTLAEFAPQKKEIFKENYEFYLARLNELDEFIKKRASEIPQEKRVLVTAHDAFNYFSKAYGFEVRGLQGISTVSEAGAKDVQELADFITKRKLPAIFVESSVPEKNVKALQEAVKARGYDVSIGGELFSDAMGDEGSFEGTYIGMLTHNINTIIDALKK
- a CDS encoding iron chelate uptake ABC transporter family permease subunit, translating into MSGIINFFADYTLRNVFLGTMLLGIGSGVVGSFAVLRKQSLLGDAVAHAALPGVVIAFLLTGSKMTLPLLLGAGLTGLIGTFFINNIVHNSKVDTDAAQGIVLGVFLGLGFLLLTYVQKLPGAGKSGLDKFIFGQAATITQQDVIIIFIVEAFVLIIIALLWKELKLSTFDPGFSQSIGFSPRIPELILTALIVITIVIGIQSVGVILMSALLLAPAAAARQWTDRLNIMCLLSAFFGAASGMGGAAISSQVSKMPTGPVIVCFLTCFTLISILFSPHRGIIQSNIKKFYTKTKLRKEINNPDAESRGIKPSARINIKRR
- a CDS encoding beta-propeller fold lactonase family protein; the encoded protein is MKKKLLVFLFIISVLSLFADFTFDLNLQPYKNAEFFADGLKVESKLISSDKTLGHLSFTLKDRTTSLVIKKEGFRTHTLNLTSIENKKAFVVLSPINSKYDVIKVFPTGKKPKSVTFVNDKAVAVDLLDGSGFDLIDIETGETKRISPPKEYAEKFGFVESLVLKHKNELWVSQMPTASIHIFDLTSFEYKRTIQSTGTWSKVMAYNAGLDKVYLSNWTSQDISVIDPSSYKEEKKIKTKAVPRGMAFSQDGKFIYCAQFEDSAGNSQCKLIKKSLADYKTVYEGGIKGAKRHIVTDYERKLIYVSDMKNDIVEVYSTDKDELVASINVFFNPNTIQLSPDKRLLYVSCRGPNNPDKGYLYKGYVFGRLDIIDTKTFTRIESIEAGNQPTGLDVSPDGEKIVLSDFLDNRIRVYEVKP
- a CDS encoding metal-dependent transcriptional regulator — its product is MKISQITTENYLKAIVKFLSETDKEKITTGELAKLLHVTPGTATSMAKKLEKEGYIEYQNRIGCSLTEKGKKHGLNILRRHRLIETFLFQTLKMDGKNIHNEAENLEHAVSDLLIDKIDKYLEHPKRDPHGAIIPRKNQKEYTCIDSSLDKVKYGIEYSISRLIGSDAQFEYYKKINLKLNSKIILQNKNEESGLAEIIIDGNKISCSTMILKNIFVEKIII
- a CDS encoding metal ABC transporter permease, yielding MNMEIILIAIIVSASCALCGVFLVLRRMSLMGDAISHSIIIGIVLGFFISKTLSSSIPLIGAVIAGMVSVIFTEVLQKTKLIKSDAAIGLVFPFLFSLGVILVSLYAGNVHLDTDSVLLGELAFAPFDRISFFAISLPKSLIQMICILLFDLVFIILFFKELKLTTFDPNLAKSLGFSPSIMHYSLMFAVSLTCVGAFDSVGAVLVTALMIAPAAAALLLTNSLFYMIILSVFIASASSISGFYLAVKIDGSISGSMAAMTGIFFLLAYLFSPKDGLVKRRAEQKNLKIDFAVKMLIVHLLHHQGEENMISECREEHLCEHINWTEKKAHAVVIAAKRLGYIKKENGLLLLSPLGRNEAEKSITNI